In one window of Cryptococcus neoformans var. neoformans B-3501A chromosome 11, whole genome shotgun sequence DNA:
- a CDS encoding hypothetical protein (HMMPfam hit to CBS, CBS domain, score: 49.5, E(): 9e-12; HMMPfam hit to Voltage_CLC, Voltage gated chloride channel, score: 522.7, E(): 3.3e-154): MPRQQSEDELRIRGQAPRSPRSSQGDPLERNSKLEDEEELDLIRRYEDFSTVDWIQDSLHERTFQNKAPRSRIIAQLDRSDGAVGHLWRLIRRALEEGEAYVVISLVGVIIGVSAALISIITTWLSDIKMGHCTTGWWLTRKFCCLEVSDEMEACAEWKNWGGVEPFQWIAYVLFAAAFSFAAAYLVKNFAPYAAGSGISEIKCILGGFIINGFLSVETFFIKGLTLPLAIASGLAVGKEGPSVHVACSVGNVVAKWFSRYERSHLKMREIVTASSAAGVAVAFGSPIGGVLFSIEEMNQTYSNRTMWRSFVCALVATFTLASMDPFRTGKLVIFNVSYDRDWHYFEIPAYILIGIFGGLYGAFVIKFNVQMASFRRKHLSGHGIFEAVALASITAIIGYLNGFLRIDMTEMLSVLFRECEGGGDYNGLCQASSQWRMVNSLLLATIIRTVFIIVSYGCKVPAGIFVPSMAVGATFGRMIGILVKAMYNSYPSAPWFAACAPDAPCITPGTYAFLGAAAAMGGITRLTVTVVVIMFELTGALTYILPAMIVLLVTKAVSDQFGGGGISDHMIKFNGYPFLEKEDKEDPTDHAFIEPIANVMKKDLIILEATGVPLNHVVDIVQHTNYQGFPVVKSHEDQTIVGFVRKNELRIALEKTRRVRNLSFNTTCTFQCIRAIPEDAHELLERPDILIPSQGGRMTVNTGAENREDNGSEISHVDFGQYVDDIPLTVAPKMPLELVMQLFRRMGPRVILVSDQGRLTGLVTVKDVLRHELSEAHHRSRSTHTPLTPSHPAYAQSNGWDTEWTVDDERGHGLEIALEEGLEWTRSKATWAYGAALERWRGIRGQDRRTATFDYELDEGIQG; the protein is encoded by the exons ATGCCTCGGCAGCAGTCAGAGGATGAACTTAGAATACGTGGACAAGCACCACGCTCTCCCCGAAGCTCCCAAGGCGACCCGCTTGAAAGAAACTCTAAGctcgaagacgaagaagaactggaTCTTATTAG ACGATATGAAGATTTTAGCACAGTAG ATTGGATTCAAGATTCATTACATGAACGGACATTTCAAAACAAGGCTCCTCGGAGTCGAATTATAGCTCAGCTGGATCGTAGTGATGGCGCCGTAGGCCATCTGTGGAGGTTGATACGTAGGGccttggaagagggagaggctTACGTGGTGATTTCACTTGTCG GCGTCATAATTGGTGTCAGCGCAGCACTCATATCCATCATAACAACATGGCTCTCGGACATCAAGATGGGCCACTGTACTACGGGATGGTGGCTTACCCGGAAGTTCTGTTGTTTGGAGGTTTcagatgagatggaagcGTGTGCCGAATGGAAGAACTGGGGCGGAGTGGAACCATTTCAATGGATTGCATATGTGCTGTTTGCT GCTGCATTCTCTTTCGCAGCTGCATACTTGGTGAAGAACTTTGCTCCTTATGCTGCAGGATCGGGTATCTCGGAGATCAAATGCATCTTGGGCGGGTTCATTATCAACGGCTTCTTGAGTGTCGAGACTTTTTTCATCAAAGGACTGACTTTG CCGTTAGCCATCGCTTCAGGTCTAGCggttggaaaagaagggccTTCAGTCCATGTAGCTTGTAGCGTGGGTAACGTCGTCGCAAAATGGTTTAGCCGTTATGAGCGCAGTCATT TGAAGATGCGTGAAATCGTTACTGCTTCAAGCGCGGCGGGTGTAGCCGTAGCCTTTGGCTCACCGATCGGCGGTGTCCTTTTCTCAATTGAA GAAATGAATCAGACTTACTCCAATAGGACTATGTGGCGAAGTTTTGTCTGCGCTTTGGTAGCAACTTTCACTTTGGCT TCAATGGATCCCTTCCGAACTGGGAAGCTGGTCATTTTCAATGTTTCGTACGACCGTGACTGGCACTACTTTGAGATTCCTGCATACATTTTGATTGGTATATTTGGT GGTCTATATGGTGCTTTTGTGATAAAATTCAACGTTCAAATGGCCTCTTTCCGTCGCAAGCACCTCAGTGGACATGGCATTTTCGAGGCAGTGGCCTTGGCCTCTATCACTGCCATTATCGGATATCTGAACGGCTTTTTACGTATTGATATGACTGAGATGTTGTCAGTGTTGTTTAGAGAGTgtgaaggtggtggtgatTATAACGGTCTTTGCCA GGCATCTTCACAATGGCGCATGGTCAACTCCCTTTTACTAGCGACTATCATCCGAAcagtcttcatcatcgtttCATACGGTTGTAAAGTTCCCGCCGGTATATTTGTCCCATCAATGGCTGTCGGTGCCACATTTGGGCGAATGATTGGTATTTTGGTCAAGGCAATGTATAA CTCCTACCCTTCTGCTCCGTGGTTTGCTGCTTGTGCTCCTGACGCGCCGTGTATCACGCCGGGTACATATGCATTTTTGGgagcagcggcagcaaTGGG AGGAATCACCAGATTAACTGTAACCGTCGTTGTCATCATGTTTGAACTCACAGGCGCTTTGACCTATATCCTGCCTGCTATG ATTGTTCTTCTGGTTACCAAGGCCGTCAGCGACCAgtttggtggtggaggtaTCTCCGATCATATGATTAAGTTTAATGGATATCCTTTcttggagaaagaagataaagagGACCCAACGGACCACGCGTTCATTGAGCCTA TCGCCAATGTCATGAAAAAGGATCTCATCATATTAGAGGCGACAGGTGTGCCCTTGAATCATGTTG TCGATATTGTCCAACACACAAATTACCAAGGATTCCCAGTTGTCAAGAGCCATGAGGATCAAACCATTGTCGGCTTTGTTCGTAAAAATGAGCTTCGTATTGCTCTTGAAAAAACTCGTCGCGTACGAAATTTATCTTTCAACACGACCTGTACTTTCCAATGCATTAGGGCTATCCCAGAGGATGCTCATGAGCTTCTAGAAAGGCCAGATATTCTTATACCAAGCCAAGGGGGGAGAATGACTGTGAATACGGGCGCTGAGAATAGAGAAGATAATGGAAGTGAAATATCTCATGTCGACTTTGGGCAGTATGTCGATGAT ATACCGCTGACTGTAGCACCAAAAATGCCATTGGAACTTGTAATGCAGCTTTTCAGGCGTATGGG ACCTCGCGTCATTCTCGTGTCCGACCAAGGTCGACTCACTGGGCTTGTGACCGTGAAAGACGTCTTGCGTCACGAACTTTCCGAGGCACATCATCGATCTCGTTCAACCCATACACCACTCACACCATCTCATCCTGCGTATGCCCAGTCTAATGGATGGGATACAGAATGGACGGTAGACGATGAGAGAGGCCATGGCTTGGAGATTGCattggaagaaggcttggagTGGACAAGATCAAAGGCCACTTGGGCTTACGGAGCTGCTTTGGAGCGTTGGAGAGGTATCAGAGGGCAGGACAGACGGACGGCGACCTTCGACTATGAGTTGGACGAAGGAATACAAGGATGA
- a CDS encoding hypothetical protein (HMMPfam hit to zf-C2H2, Zinc finger, C2H2 type, score: 63.0, E(): 7.7e-16): protein MLTAFFGYVTELTCLVLLFATFFLIPSPAPVCTCECKCGRKYRIPAVFPSHRDAPIKQSTTADSENFKSVTEKELEQPAKAPEEQSSHPIEQQQQGRLKPVIVAETPQPIIQSSENVETTDTKPIEFQKSTKSIEPIETPGKEESLVTPVPSGWDASAPIERQTHNDRSVGRSIGDWQVEREVNEKTVENNYDGRYIEPFKSPTSRILDSWDESTSSHRAVEDSRDGESLEPSRSPAKSETRSEISRPAFNGRPLPPHQVRSTDTFDHGYDYRSSIETSSYASKRKTELPVCKPCNKQFKSPAALQQHTQAVHSAPLFSKQSRSRVSSPEISTHPPAPGSVTSSAGRPKSSFDDGFHSPYMCEICNEDYHSAYDLRQHKMEKHPWAMLCPECLVTFTHAHEARDHYELVHGSEPASFTRTQRMLDTIHSSAPSPRAPSASDSASNYAESNYATRAAKPPQYQILASYDSHVVQAEHRCQQCDMVFPNAMDLRAHVNSPFSHGGEKLTPDNFPPLGSTSIAPSSSESVSQHKPITPYASYSQPAWDTSMPSFVLAARPASNRQQFKSAISPEAKLTPDDNPPETEAEEAVPKLVEAKAVMENVPAIEHEDVAREAEEVAEDKNTEHERERPVELETETEIEQVHEQEQRFEHGPGLESDYVATLEPVVADEHHGEVEKFEAAEAPAAPEPIMKNRTPQAPIPEAIQDEQNGQIGQIEQAEQVHNHAESSASAVITGSETSSEPAPRDNTFKHKHPLPPQSKAAKKAIARQLYKNAPKQPKQPKKLKAKQKTQELFESDEDVDFELPSDFEQLTGQASEFGVSVTFIDEASRPLKKEINAQDDLTSSNSLPKSLYSTARAKLDLPPATYQYESDEEEAPGVVVEKEVTAMAPEPSTAAFDEEVIEIRRTIYIPRDDYSDDEEKPEVDEASAEKQTPVIQSSQSKDATQEEEREKDAQTPFTEPTLSSTFEAPIVTDMSEMVESLFVTDANPVDIASPEPSVVAATYGHLPENAHSSNTVDEEPSGPFSGLQQDRHVSETTMPSNAVEIIRPAEVVEGTKVVDEVTAEQTPVPSDPAFAEIDAENDMKVEATPPSEATAQPLEAFSGTEHDDLIGEITEANISRDINGEAESQTSPESEAAAAQPVEAISGTEQEGLIDEATEADTSRGIDGNAEGKAPTELSQVDSSFTPAAPLRSLSQSSDVPDPKDEFVQPIHTHDQAPDLVDALQSSHPDNSERDAVAHSPEQLAESVQIASSAPPMMEGAGAEAAREEELAAIEAEEAARAAQALAEAEAEFAAAAVAPVITDDEPSMIGNIEFSVPSFAFSESNTAIITNTPLSLSTNEEHEEGQVEARTAESEQPLPSIAPADDDHWAESEEVYRIAIANRARPPLNLAPIRDRDSYEDDSRSFRFPPNRRTNNHGPTRKRNSTGSNGWGPKPIPRPFKNSTNALEKMRSARSEVEDERAKDRERRKGVTSVRSSSFNGVDESGWISMDSKSHHYDRYEGSASRYGDDGDSGWSPNDRQGWGDNRRASFSNSMTMSPPQNNNWGSLPGVADGDTGGW from the exons AGAGCAGTCGTCTCACCCGATcgagcagcaacagcagggAAGACTCAAACCCGTCATCGTGGCGGAAACTCCCCAGCCCATTATTCAGTCTAGTGAAAATGTCGAAACGACAGATACTAAACCTATCGAATTCCAAAAATCTACTAAATCTATTGAACCAATCGAAACCCCTGGCAAGGAAGAGTCACTTGTTACACCTGTCCCTAGCGGATGGGATGCCTCCGCACCTATTGAGAGACAAACCCACAATGATCGATCTGTTGGTAGAAGCATTGGAGACTGGCAAGTTGAGCGGGAGGTCAATGAGAAGACTGTTGAAAACAACTACGACGGT CGGTACATTGAGCCTTTCAAGTCTCCTACCAGCAGAATCCTTGACTCTTGGGATGAATCCACTTCAAGCCACAGGGCTGTGGAGGACAGCCGAGACGGG GAGAGCCTTGAGCCCTCTAGGTCTCCGGCTAAAAGTGAAACCCGGTCAGAAATTTCTCGTCCCGCTTTCAACGGTCgaccccttcctcctcatcaagTCCGCTCAACCGATACTTTCGACCATGGTTATGAC TACCGATCCTCGATCGAAACTTCTAGCTATGCCTCCAAGCGAAAGACTGAACTTCCTGTCTGCAAGCCTTGCAACAAGCAATTCAAGTCGCCAGCTGCTCTCCAACAG CATACCCAAGCTGTTCACTCGGCACCTTTATTCAGCAAACAATCCAGGAGTCGCGTGTCCAGCCCCGAAATCTCGACGCATCCTCCCGCTCCAGGATCTGTGACATCGTCTGCAGGACGCCCCAAGTCTTCATTCGAT GATGGATTCCATTCTCCCTACATGTGCGAGATCTGCAATGAAGACTATCACAGCGCATACGATCTGCGACAG CACAAAATGGAAAAGCACCCTTGGGCTATGCTCTGTCCTGAATGTCTGGTCACTTTCACTCATGCCCATGAGGCGCGCGAT CACTATGAGTTGGTACACGGCTCTGAACCTGCTAGCTTTACTCGTACTCAGCGCATGTTGGACACCATCCACTCATCTGCTCCCTCTCCCAGGGCCCCATCGGCCTCCGATTCAGCTTCAAACTATGCCGAGTCAAACTATGCTACACGTGCTGCCAAGCCGCCTCAATATCAAATCTTGGCGAGTTACGATAGCCATGTTGTCCAGGCGGAGCATCGTTGTCAGCAGTGTGATATGGTATTCCCGAATGCCATGGACCTCAGAGCT CATGTTAACAGTCCTTTCTCTCACGGCGGCGAAAAACTGACCCCAGACaactttcctcctctcggCTCTACTTCCATcgctccctcctcctccgagTCTGTCTCTCAACACAAGCCAATCACCCCTTACGCATCCTACTCTCAGCCCGCTTGGGACACTTCCATGCCCAGCTTCGTTCTCGCTGCCCGTCCCGCTTCAAACCGTCAACAGTTCAAAAGCGCAATATCCCCCGAAGCCAAGCTCACGCCGGATGATAACCCCCCCGAGACtgaggcagaagaggctgTGCCGAAATTGGTAGAGGCGAAGGCTGTGATGGAAAATGTTCCAGCTATTGAGCACGAGGATGTAGCCCGGGAGGCTGAGGAAGTGGCTGAAGATAAGAACACGGAACATGAGCGGGAGAGACCAGTCGAGTTGGAAACGGAGACGGAGATCGAGCAGGTGCACGAGCAAGAGCAGAGGTTTGAGCACGGGCCGGGCCTTGAGTCTGATTATGTGGCTACGCTCGAACCGGTGGTTGCCGATGAACACCATGGAGAGGTGGAAAAGTTTGAAGCCGCCGAGGCACCCGCTGCGCCGGAGCCTATAATGAAGAATCGGACTCCCCAGGCACCTATTCCAGAGGCCATTCAGGATGAGCAAAATGGTCAAATTGGTCAAATCGAACAGGCCGAACAAGTCCATAATCATGCCGAATCTTCAGCAAGTGCAGTTATCACTGGCTCTGAAACTTCCTCAGAACCGGCTCCTCGAGACAATACCTTTAAGCACAAacaccctcttccccctcaGTCCAAAGCAGCAAAGAAAGCAATAGCCAGGCAGTTGTACAAAAATGCGCCAAAGCAACCTAAGCAACCTAAAAAGCTGAAGGCCAAGCAGAAGACGCAGGAGCTCTTTGAAAGTGACGAAGACGTCGACTTTGAGCTTCCTTCCGACTTTGAACAGCTTACCGGCCAGGCTTCTGAGTTTGGCGTGTCTGTCACTTTCATCGACGAAGCGAGCAGgcctttgaagaaggagataaATGCTCAGGACGACTTGACTTCTAGCAATAGCCTTCCCAAGAGTCTCTACTCAACCGCAAGAGCCAAGCTTGACCTTCCTCCCGCCACCTATCAATATGAAagcgatgaggaggaagctcccggagttgttgttgagaaggaagttACCGCGATGGCTCCTGAACCCTCTACCGCAGCGTTTGACGAGGAAGTCATCGAGATCAGGCGTACCATATATATTCCTCGTGATGATTACtccgatgatgaggagaagcCAGAAGTTGATGAAGCTTCCGCGGAGAAACAAACTCCTGTAATCCAGTCCAGTCAGTCCAAGGATGCCAcccaagaagaggaacggGAGAAGGATGCCCAAACGCCTTTTACTGAGCCTACACTCTCGAGCACGTTCGAAGCTCCTATCGTCACGGATATGTCTGAGATGGTTGAGAGTCTTTTCGTAACAGACGCCAATCCCGTCGACATCGCCAGCCCTGAGCCCTCAGTCGTTGCTGCTACTTATGGGCACCTTCCTGAAAATGCCCATTCCTCTAACACGGTAGACGAGGAACCTTCTGGGCCGTTTTCAGGCTTGCAGCAAGACCGGCACGTTTCAGAAACTACAATGCCATCCAACGCTGTTGAGATTATCCGGCCTGCTGAGGTAGTAGAGGGAACCAAGGTAGTTGATGAAGTAACGGCAGAACAAACTCCTGTGCCCTCTGATCCTGCTTTTGCCGAGATAGACGCTGAAAATGATATGAAGGTTGAAGCTACTCCTCCCTCGGAGGCGACCGCTCAACCTTTGGAAGCGTTCAGCGGCACTGAGCATGATGACCTGATTGGTGAAATCACTGAAGCAAACATTTCACGGGACATCAATGGTGAAGCCGAAAGTCAGACTTCACCGGAATCGGAAGCGGCCGCCGCCCAACCTGTGGAAGCCATCAGTGGTACTGAGCAGGAGGGGCTGATTGATGAAGCCACTGAGGCAGACACCTCACGGGGGATTGATGGCAATGCCGAGGGAAAGGCTCCAACGGAACTTTCTCAAGTCGACTCCTCTTTCACACCTGCCGCTCCTCTACGGTCGCTCTCACAATCTTCTGACGTCCCAGATCCAAAGGATGAGTTTGTCCAGCCCATCCACACCCACGATCAGGCACCCGACTTGGTCGACGCGCTTCAGTCTAGTCATCCGGACAATTCTGAGCGCGATGCTGTCGCTCACAGCCCAGAACAACTGGCTGAATCGGTGCAAATAGCTTCTTCTGCACCACCAATGATGGAAGGTGCTGGCGCCGAAGCTGCACgcgaggaggagctggCGGCGAttgaagcggaagaggCAGCCCGTGCTGCTCAGGCTCTGGCTGAAGCTGAAGCGGAatttgctgctgctgccgtCGCCCCTGTTATCACGGATGATGAACCGTCCATGATCGGTAACATTGAGTTTTCCGTTCCCTCGTTCGCCTTCTCCGAATCGAACActgccatcatcaccaaCACTCCTCTCTCACTTTCTACCAATGAAGAgcatgaagaaggacaagtcGAGGCCCGCACAGCCGAGTCTGAGCaaccccttccttccatcgcCCCTGCCGACGATGACCATTGGGCAGAGTCCGAAGAGGTGTATCGCATCGCCATTGCCAACCGtgctcgtcctcctctcaACCTTGCACCCATAAGGGATAGGGACAGTTACGAAGACGACTCTCGTTCGTTCAGATTCCCTCCCAACAGAAGGACAAACAACCACGGTCCCACTAGGAAGCGCAATTCTACAGGGTCTAACGGCTGGGGTCCGAAACCCATCCCAAGGCCATTCAAGAACTCGACAAACGCTCTGGAGAAGATGCGTTCTGCTCGATCTGAGGTTGAGGACGAGAGAGCAAAGGACCgtgagaggaggaaaggggtCACTTCGGTTAGGAGTTCAAGCTTCAATGGTGTAGACGAGTCTGGTTGGATTTCGATGGACTCAAAGTCGCACCATTATGATCGTTATGAAGGTAGTGCGAGTAGGTAcggagatgatggtgataGCGGATGGAGCCCGAACGATAGGCAGGGATGGGGTGACAATAGAAGGGCGTCATTCTCCAATTCAATGACGATGTCCCCGCCACAGAACAATAACTGGGGTTCACTTCCAGGTGTGGCAGACGGAGACACTGGTGGCTGGTGA